The following are from one region of the Endozoicomonas sp. 4G genome:
- a CDS encoding C2H2-type zinc finger protein has translation MPSKKPLMFILAIAFSVHYSHGHVEENRLPLLFSMVVGKALINTPRPFINHSDMARVCLGDDILLKPGTRYCFSPDSGVEAKVHSRAASDDSAYSEDSDSEDSGNSDENSDNPSDEDDTGTETNVQCVNTTTDPYRALNIISQYCDTLRLELIQQESISDPTDHLQTHKQTHLPADQRPRAHQCDHEGCSYSTDLVSNFKRHKKIHLPADQRPKEHLCDHGGCNHRSDQKNNLKKHKRTHLCAGQRPKEHQCDHENCNYRSDDKGNLKVHKRTHLPADQRSKRFNVHRCDHQGCDYSTDRTSHLKQHKKIHLPADQRVKLYRCDHEGCDYNADWRSDLKKHKKTHLPADQRVKVYQCDHEGCNYRTDNSGNLKKHKQTHLPADQRLRVHQCDHEGCNYRTDQTGDLKKHKRTHLPADQRPKVHQCDHENCNYRSEHKGNLKVHKQTHLPADQRSKVHQCDYQGCNYRTDHRIILKRHKQTHLPADQRVKVYQCDHEGCDYNTNQASDLKKHKRTHLPANQRLKVHQCDYAGCNYSTDNSSNLNKHKQIHLPADQRPERLKRKAHGQLTSNAKRKKGDKE, from the coding sequence TTGCCATCCAAAAAACCATTGATGTTCATCTTGGCCATTGCCTTCTCTGTGCATTACTCTCATGGTCACGTTGAGGAAAATAGGTTGCCTTTGCTTTTCTCTATGGTTGTCGGCAAGGCGCTTATCAACACCCCAAGGCCCTTTATCAACCACAGCGATATGGCACGGGTTTGCCTCGGTGATGACATTCTCTTAAAGCCAGGCACTCGTTATTGCTTTTCTCCTGACTCTGGCGTCGAAGCTAAGGTTCACAGTCGGGCAGCCTCTGATGATAGTGCCTACAGCGAAGACAGTGACAGTGAAGACAGTGGCAACTCTGATGAAAACAGCGACAATCCTTCAGACGAAGACGACACTGGAACCGAAACGAATGTTCAGTGTGTAAACACGACAACTGACCCTTATCGAGCATTAAACATAATCAGTCAGTATTGCGATACTCTGAGACTGGAACTGATTCAGCAGGAGTCCATTTCAGATCCCACGGACCATCTGCAAACACACAAACAAACCCACCTGCCTGCCGACCAGAGACCCAGGGCTCATCAGTGTGACCATGAGGGCTGCAGCTACAGCACCGATCTGGTGTCTAACTTCAAGAGGCACAAAAAGATCCACCTGCCTGCCGACCAGAGACCGAAGGAGCACCTGTGCGATCATGGAGGCTGCAACCACCGCTCCGACCAGAAGAACAATCTGAAAAAGCACAAACGGACTCACCTATGTGCCGGCCAGAGACCCAAGGAGCACCAGTGTGACCATGAGAATTGCAACTACAGGTCCGACGATAAAGGCAACCTGAAAGTGCACAAGCGAACCCACCTGCCTGCCGACCAGAGATCCAAGAGATTCAATGTGCACCGGTGTGACCATCAGGGCTGCGACTACAGCACCGACCGGACGAGTCATCTGAAACAGCACAAAAAGATCCACTTGCCTGCCGACCAGAGAGTCAAGCTGTACCGGTGTGATCATGAGGGCTGCGACTACAACGCCGACTGGAGGAGCGATCTGAAAAAGCACAAAAAGACCCACTTGCCTGCCGACCAGAGAGTCAAGGTATACCAATGTGATCATGAGGGCTGCAACTACCGCACCGACAACAGTGGCAATCTGAAAAAGCACAAACAGACCCACCTGCCTGCCGACCAGAGACTCAGGGTGCACCAGTGTGACCATGAGGGCTGCAACTACCGCACCGACCAGACGGGCGATCTGAAAAAGCACAAACGGACTCACCTACCTGCCGACCAGAGACCCAAGGTGCACCAGTGTGACCATGAGAATTGCAACTACAGGTCCGAACATAAAGGCAACCTGAAAGTGCACAAGCAGACCCACCTGCCTGCCGACCAGAGATCCAAGGTGCACCAGTGTGACTATCAGGGCTGCAACTACAGAACCGACCACAGGATCATTCTGAAAAGGCACAAACAGACCCACTTGCCTGCCGACCAGAGAGTCAAGGTGTACCAGTGTGATCATGAGGGCTGCGACTACAACACCAACCAGGCGAGCGATCTGAAGAAGCACAAAAGGACCCACCTGCCTGCCAACCAGAGACTCAAGGTGCACCAGTGTGACTATGCGGGCTGCAACTACAGCACCGACAACAGCAGCAATCTGAATAAGCACAAACAGATCCACCTGCCTGCTGACCAGAGACCTGAAAGACTCAAAAGGAAAGCGCATGGCCAGCTGACATCTAACGCGAAAAGAAAGAAGGGTGACAAAGAATGA
- a CDS encoding C2H2-type zinc finger protein produces the protein MLSKKPLMFILAIAFFVHYSHGHVEENSMPLLFSLVVGKALINTPRPFINHRDMAGVCLGDDILLKPGTRYCFSPDSGVEAKVHSRAASDNGSDSEDSGNSDENSDNPSDEDETGNETDVQCVNTTTDPYRALNIVSQYCDTLKLELIQQESIPDPTDHLKTHKQTHLPADQGPRAHQCDHEGCSYSTDLVSNFKRHKKIHLPADQRPKENQCDHENCNYRSDDKGNLKVHKRTHLPADQRSKRFNVHQCDHQGCDYSTDRTSHLKQHKKIHLPADQRVKLYRCDHEGCNYRTDHRIILKRHKKTHLPADQRVKVYQCDYEGCDYNTDQASDLKKHKRTHLPANQRLKVHQCDYAGCNYRTDRAENLKKHKQTHLPADQRLSVHQCDHEGCSYSTDLVFNFKRHKQTHLPADQRPKAHQCDHEGCNYRTDNSGNLKKHKQTHLPADQRPERLKRKAHGQLISNAKRKKGDKE, from the coding sequence TTGCTATCCAAAAAACCATTGATGTTCATCTTGGCCATTGCCTTCTTTGTGCATTACTCTCATGGTCACGTTGAGGAAAATAGTATGCCTTTGCTTTTCTCTCTGGTTGTCGGCAAGGCGCTTATCAACACCCCAAGGCCTTTTATCAACCACAGGGATATGGCAGGGGTTTGCCTCGGTGATGACATTCTCTTAAAGCCAGGCACTCGTTATTGCTTTTCTCCTGACTCTGGCGTCGAAGCTAAGGTTCACAGTCGGGCAGCCTCTGATAATGGTTCTGACAGTGAAGACAGTGGCAACTCTGATGAAAACAGCGACAACCCTTCAGACGAAGACGAAACAGGGAACGAAACGGATGTTCAGTGTGTAAACACGACAACTGACCCTTATCGAGCATTAAACATAGTCAGTCAGTATTGCGATACTCTGAAACTGGAACTGATTCAGCAGGAGTCCATTCCAGACCCCACGGACCATCTGAAAACACACAAACAAACCCACCTGCCTGCCGACCAGGGACCCAGGGCACATCAGTGTGACCATGAGGGCTGCAGCTACAGCACCGATCTGGTGTCTAACTTCAAAAGGCACAAAAAGATCCACCTGCCTGCCGACCAGAGACCCAAGGAGAACCAGTGTGACCATGAGAATTGCAACTACAGGTCCGACGATAAAGGCAACCTGAAAGTGCACAAGCGAACCCACCTGCCTGCCGACCAGAGATCCAAGAGATTCAATGTGCACCAGTGTGACCATCAGGGCTGCGACTACAGCACCGACCGGACGAGTCATCTGAAACAGCACAAAAAGATCCACTTGCCTGCCGACCAGAGAGTCAAGCTGTACCGGTGTGATCATGAGGGCTGCAACTACAGAACCGACCACAGGATCATTCTGAAAAGGCACAAAAAGACCCACTTGCCTGCCGACCAGAGAGTCAAGGTGTACCAGTGTGATTATGAGGGCTGCGACTACAACACCGACCAGGCGAGCGATCTGAAGAAGCACAAAAGAACCCACCTGCCTGCCAATCAGAGACTCAAGGTGCACCAGTGTGACTATGCGGGCTGCAACTACCGTACCGACCGAGCTGAGAATCTGAAAAAGCACAAACAGACCCACCTGCCTGCCGACCAGAGACTCAGTGTGCACCAGTGTGACCATGAGGGCTGCAGCTACAGCACCGATCTGGTGTTTAATTTCAAAAGGCACAAACAGACCCACCTGCCTGCCGACCAGAGACCCAAGGCGCACCAGTGTGACCATGAGGGCTGCAACTACCGCACCGACAACAGTGGCAATCTGAAAAAGCACAAACAGACCCACCTGCCTGCTGACCAGAGACCTGAAAGACTCAAAAGGAAAGCGCATGGCCAGCTGATATCTAACGCGAAAAGAAAGAAGGGTGACAAAGAATGA